A genomic region of Gallus gallus isolate bGalGal1 chromosome 19, bGalGal1.mat.broiler.GRCg7b, whole genome shotgun sequence contains the following coding sequences:
- the HIC1 gene encoding hypermethylated in cancer 1 protein isoform 1 (isoform 1 is encoded by transcript variant 2): MRVHRELGWLAEGSGRAGRRARGAMLEAMEVPSHSRQLLLQLNTQRTKGFLCDVIIVVQNALFRAHKNILAASSAYLKSLVVHDNLLNLDHEMVSPGIFRLILDFIYTGRLGECEPGGEQSLGAVLAAASYLQIPGLVALCKKKLKRSGKYCHLRGGYAPYKLGRGLRATTPVIQACYSGTPRPVDLQPVEPAAPLNTQCGELYASASQGTPLHPHGLCPPERHCSPPCGLDLSKKSPTGPSAQLLPTDRLLPAEPREPSLPPRHDSPPVSGGLLAGHPAAYKDSPPGGEPGGHPHATDPFRSTPPCAEPPLPRGDGRELMYRWMKHEPLGPYLDEGEAEKELEREEKAESPPAAPQPRYPSVESNDLEPDNSTSEETGSSEGPSPGDALDRYCNHLGYEPESLGDNLYVCIPCGKGFPSSEQLNAHVEAHNEEELYHKAAAEQAVPFLDKGGAGLGDILRPYRCSSCDKSYKDPATLRQHEKTHWLTRPYPCTICGKKFTQRGTMTRHMRSHLGLKPFACDACGMRFTRQYRLTEHMRIHSGEKPYECQVCGGKFAQQRNLISHMKMHAAGPDGKAKLDFPDSVYAMARLTADQLGLKQEKAAELLSHTSHFLSDPKAMESLYPLAKFTAEHLGLSQDKAAEVLAQAPHLHADAARTIERYSPP; this comes from the exons ATGAGAGTCCACCGAGAGCTCGGCTGGCTGGCGGAGGGCAGCGGACGGGCAG GGCGGCGGGCGCGCGGCGCGATGCTGGAGGCCATGGAGGTGCCGAGCCACTCgcggcagctgctgctgcagctgaacacGCAGCGCACGAAGGGTTTCCTGTGCGACGTGATCATCGTGGTGCAGAACGCGCTCTTCCGCGCTCACAAGAACATCCTGGCGGCCAGCAGCGCCTACCTCAAGTCGTTGGTGGTGCACGACAACCTGCTCAACCTGGACCACGAGATGGTGAGCCCCGGCATCTTCCGCCTCATCCTCGACTTCATCTACACCGGGCGTTTGGGTGAATGCGAGCCGGGCGGCGAGCAGAGcttgggggctgtgctggcagccgCCAGCTACCTGCAGATCCCCGGCTTGGTGGCACTGTGCAAGAAGAAGCTGAAGCGCAGCGGGAAGTACTGCCACCTGCGCGGGGGGTATGCGCCCTACAAGCTGGGCCGGGGGCTGCGTGCCACCACGCCGGTCATCCAGGCTTGCTACTCGGGGACACCGCGACCCGTCGATTTGCAGCCCGTGGAGCCGGCGGCCCCGCTCAACACGCAGTGCGGGGAGCTCTACGCCTCGGCCTCGCAGGGCACCCCGCTGCACCCCCACGGGCTGTGCCCCCCTGAGCGGCACTGCTCGCCGCCGTGCGGCCTCGACCTCTCCAAGAAGAGCCCCACCGGCCCCTCCgcccagctgctgcccaccGACCGCCTGCTGCCCGCAGAGCCCCGCGAGCCCTCCTTGCCCCCGCGGCACGACAGCCCCCCGGTGAGCGGGGGGCTCCTGGCCGGCCACCCCGCCGCCTACAAGGACTCGCCACCGGGCGGGGAACCGGGGGGACACCCCCACGCCACCGACCCGTTCCGCAGCACGCCGCCCTGCGCCGAGCCCCCCCTGCCCCGCGGCGATGGGCGCGAGCTGATGTACCGCTGGATGAAGCACGAGCCGCTGGGGCCCTACCTGGACGAAGGGGAGGCGGAGAAGGAGctggagagggaggaaaaagccgaatcgccgcccgccgccccgcagccgcgCTATCCCAGCGTGGAAAGCAACGACCTGGAGCCCGACAACAGCACCAGCGAGGAGACGGGCAGCAGCGAGGGGCCGTCGCCCGGCGACGCGTTGGACCGCTACTGCAACCACCTGGGCTACGAGCCCGAGAGCCTGGGCGACAACCTGTACGTCTGCATCCCCTGCGGGAAGGGCTTCCCCAGCTCCGAGCAGCTCAACGCGCACGTGGAGGCCCACAACGAAGAGGAGCTGTACCACAAAGCGGCGGCCGAGCAGGCCGTGCCCTTCTTGGATAAGGGCGGCGCAGGGCTGGGGGACATCCTGCGGCCGTACCGCTGCTCGTCCTGCGACAAGTCCTACAAGGACCCGGCCACGCTGCGGCAGCACGAGAAGACGCACTGGCTGACGCGGCCCTACCCCTGCACCATCTGCGGGAAGAAGTTCACGCAGCGCGGCACCATGACCCGCCACATGCGCAGCCACCTCGGCCTCAAGCCCTTCGCCTGCGACGCCTGCGGGATGCGCTTCACCCGGCAGTACCGCCTGACCGAGCACATGCGCATCCACTCCGGGGAAAAGCCCTACGAGTGCCAGGTGTGCGGCGGCAAGTTTGCCCAACAGCGCAACCTCATCAGCCACATGAAGATGCACGCGGCCGGCCCCGACGGCAAAGCCAAGCTGGACTTCCCCGACAGCGTCTACGCCATGGCGCGGCTCACCGCCGACCAGCTGGGGCTCAAGCAGGAGAAGGCGGCCGAGCTGCTGTCCCACACCTCACACTTCCTCAGCGACCCCAAGGCCATGGAGAGCCTTTACCCGTTGGCCAAGTTCACGGCCGAGCACCTGGGGCTGAGCCAGGACAAAGCGGCCGAGGTGTTGGCGCAGGCTCCGCACCTCCACGCCGACGCCGCACGGACCATAGAGCGCTACTCGCCCCCGTAG
- the HIC1 gene encoding hypermethylated in cancer 1 protein isoform X1: MLEAMEVPSHSRQLLLQLNTQRTKGFLCDVIIVVQNALFRAHKNILAASSAYLKSLVVHDNLLNLDHEMVSPGIFRLILDFIYTGRLGECEPGGEQSLGAVLAAASYLQIPGLVALCKKKLKRSGKYCHLRGGYAPYKLGRGLRATTPVIQACYSGTPRPVDLQPVEPAAPLNTQCGELYASASQGTPLHPHGLCPPERHCSPPCGLDLSKKSPTGPSAQLLPTDRLLPAEPREPSLPPRHDSPPVSGGLLAGHPAAYKDSPPGGEPGGHPHATDPFRSTPPCAEPPLPRGDGRELMYRWMKHEPLGPYLDEGEAEKELEREEKAESPPAAPQPRYPSVESNDLEPDNSTSEETGSSEGPSPGDALDRYCNHLGYEPESLGDNLYVCIPCGKGFPSSEQLNAHVEAHNEEELYHKAAAEQAVPFLDKGGAGLGDILRPYRCSSCDKSYKDPATLRQHEKTHWLTRPYPCTICGKKFTQRGTMTRHMRSHLGLKPFACDACGMRFTRQYRLTEHMRIHSGEKPYECQVCGGKFAQQRNLISHMKMHAAGPDGKAKLDFPDSVYAMARLTADQLGLKQEKAAELLSHTSHFLSDPKAMESLYPLAKFTAEHLGLSQDKAAEVLAQAPHLHADAARTIERYSPP, from the coding sequence ATGCTGGAGGCCATGGAGGTGCCGAGCCACTCgcggcagctgctgctgcagctgaacacGCAGCGCACGAAGGGTTTCCTGTGCGACGTGATCATCGTGGTGCAGAACGCGCTCTTCCGCGCTCACAAGAACATCCTGGCGGCCAGCAGCGCCTACCTCAAGTCGTTGGTGGTGCACGACAACCTGCTCAACCTGGACCACGAGATGGTGAGCCCCGGCATCTTCCGCCTCATCCTCGACTTCATCTACACCGGGCGTTTGGGTGAATGCGAGCCGGGCGGCGAGCAGAGcttgggggctgtgctggcagccgCCAGCTACCTGCAGATCCCCGGCTTGGTGGCACTGTGCAAGAAGAAGCTGAAGCGCAGCGGGAAGTACTGCCACCTGCGCGGGGGGTATGCGCCCTACAAGCTGGGCCGGGGGCTGCGTGCCACCACGCCGGTCATCCAGGCTTGCTACTCGGGGACACCGCGACCCGTCGATTTGCAGCCCGTGGAGCCGGCGGCCCCGCTCAACACGCAGTGCGGGGAGCTCTACGCCTCGGCCTCGCAGGGCACCCCGCTGCACCCCCACGGGCTGTGCCCCCCTGAGCGGCACTGCTCGCCGCCGTGCGGCCTCGACCTCTCCAAGAAGAGCCCCACCGGCCCCTCCgcccagctgctgcccaccGACCGCCTGCTGCCCGCAGAGCCCCGCGAGCCCTCCTTGCCCCCGCGGCACGACAGCCCCCCGGTGAGCGGGGGGCTCCTGGCCGGCCACCCCGCCGCCTACAAGGACTCGCCACCGGGCGGGGAACCGGGGGGACACCCCCACGCCACCGACCCGTTCCGCAGCACGCCGCCCTGCGCCGAGCCCCCCCTGCCCCGCGGCGATGGGCGCGAGCTGATGTACCGCTGGATGAAGCACGAGCCGCTGGGGCCCTACCTGGACGAAGGGGAGGCGGAGAAGGAGctggagagggaggaaaaagccgaatcgccgcccgccgccccgcagccgcgCTATCCCAGCGTGGAAAGCAACGACCTGGAGCCCGACAACAGCACCAGCGAGGAGACGGGCAGCAGCGAGGGGCCGTCGCCCGGCGACGCGTTGGACCGCTACTGCAACCACCTGGGCTACGAGCCCGAGAGCCTGGGCGACAACCTGTACGTCTGCATCCCCTGCGGGAAGGGCTTCCCCAGCTCCGAGCAGCTCAACGCGCACGTGGAGGCCCACAACGAAGAGGAGCTGTACCACAAAGCGGCGGCCGAGCAGGCCGTGCCCTTCTTGGATAAGGGCGGCGCAGGGCTGGGGGACATCCTGCGGCCGTACCGCTGCTCGTCCTGCGACAAGTCCTACAAGGACCCGGCCACGCTGCGGCAGCACGAGAAGACGCACTGGCTGACGCGGCCCTACCCCTGCACCATCTGCGGGAAGAAGTTCACGCAGCGCGGCACCATGACCCGCCACATGCGCAGCCACCTCGGCCTCAAGCCCTTCGCCTGCGACGCCTGCGGGATGCGCTTCACCCGGCAGTACCGCCTGACCGAGCACATGCGCATCCACTCCGGGGAAAAGCCCTACGAGTGCCAGGTGTGCGGCGGCAAGTTTGCCCAACAGCGCAACCTCATCAGCCACATGAAGATGCACGCGGCCGGCCCCGACGGCAAAGCCAAGCTGGACTTCCCCGACAGCGTCTACGCCATGGCGCGGCTCACCGCCGACCAGCTGGGGCTCAAGCAGGAGAAGGCGGCCGAGCTGCTGTCCCACACCTCACACTTCCTCAGCGACCCCAAGGCCATGGAGAGCCTTTACCCGTTGGCCAAGTTCACGGCCGAGCACCTGGGGCTGAGCCAGGACAAAGCGGCCGAGGTGTTGGCGCAGGCTCCGCACCTCCACGCCGACGCCGCACGGACCATAGAGCGCTACTCGCCCCCGTAG